ATGAGTCTGGTTCCAACGCCAGCGGCTCTTTCattctcctctggtctctgcaggcccTGTATTTGCATGTACAAACCTACATacaagtacatacatgtgtgtatgcaataAAAGCTTACTGCTTTTATTGGTGATTGTGGGACATACCAAGGTCCCTCCCCACAGACAGGGCCGCATACTTGCTGTTCTCTAGGCAAACCCTTCCCTCAGACACCCGCTggcctcctctttctccatccaGTTTTCCTTGGAGATATCACCTCCTGCAGATCTTGTTctggacacccacctcactgctcCGCCCCACACACGGCCTCTTGTTCCCTCACAGCTGTCCTGTGGCGGTGGGGGCTGACTTCATCACTGAGATCATGTCTGGTCCAGAGTGGGCACTCGGTCAGCTGTTGAATGAACAGAGGGAGTGGGGTGAAGCAGGTGGGGGTGCTGAGACAGGATTCTGGGTGCCGAGAGTCTGGGTTAAGGGTCTGGATACAGTGGCGTGTTCGGCTTGGGGACACATGGAACCAGGCAGGGGCCGGAGGGGGCTCGGAGCTGAGGTACAACTGAGGTCAGACCTCCAGAGCTTTGAGAGGCACCAGTGGTCACTGCTACAgaactctcttttaaaaatacccaGCAGCACTCCACAGTACTGTGCGCTCGCTCGGTGTCACCTTTGCCAGCCTCTCAGCGGCCCTCGCAGGCTGAGCCAGGGAGCAGCCGAAACCTGGGAGGACGGCTCTGACCTAGAGCCCTACCTACCCATCCACATTTTTCCCTGGCCCGCAGGTGATTTCGGGTAACGAGGATCCTGGGGGAGTGGTGCTGAAGGACCTCGGGCCCCCCATGGTGGCCCGGCTGGTCCGCTTCTACCCCAGGGCTGACCGGGTCATGAGTGTCTGTCTTCGGGTGGAGCTCTATGGCTGTCTCTGGCGGGGTGAGTAGGTCAGCCTGTCAAGAATCCTTCCCAGTCTTGGAAGCATAGGCTATAGGGTGtggagaagggcatcagagagccTTTCCTGTCAGGAAGGTgtcagtgagagaggagaggggactaGACAGTGTAGCTTTCTCCACGCTAGTAAGAAAGGGCTGAAATCACTCAGGCCTGATGCCTCTAACTCCCTTCTTTCCACCCACCCAGATGGACTCCTGTCGTATACAGCCCCCGTGGGGCAGACCATGCAGTTATCTGAGATGGTTCATCTCAATGATTCCACTTATGACGGATATACTGCTGGAGGGTAAGAGGGATGGCCTTGCAGAACACGGAGCTTAGGATGGGAGAaggctagtgtgtgtgtgcacgcatatgcatgtatgtgtatgtgcatgtatgttatgtgtatatgtgtattgtgcatatgcatgtgtatgtgcatacacacagagaaggctagtgtgtgtgtgcacgcatatgcatgtatgtgtatgttgcgtgtatgtgtgtatgtatattgtgtatgtgcatgtgtgtgcatgtgtgtgcatacacatgtatgtctaTGAGCATCtggtgcatatatgcatgtatgtgtatgcatgtgtgtgctcacacatatgtatgtatgtgtatgtacatgtgcatgcactgtgcgtgtatgtgtatgcatactcatatgcatgtatgtgtgtgcatgtgtgcaagtgcatatgcatgcatgtgtgtgcatgtgtgtgtattcatgtgcatgtgtttgtgtgtgtttgcatgtgagaTGAGGTAGAGCAGCGAGTAGCCTGGTCAGTGAACTGGAAGGTACTGGGAAGAATGCCAGTTACGTAGGGCCTGAAAGGACAGGCCAGGACCAAAGGATAGTGAGCTAACTGCTAGCCCAAAGGACACTTTGTGTGAATTAGAAGGAGGTACCCCATGGTCAGTCAAGGACCACCTTGTAAGAAAACCTGCAGGACATCCAGAactcctgtaatcctagtactttggaggcagaggcagtagcaTCAGGAACATCAGTAAATTTTTGCTacccagtgagttctaggccagcctggactcccTGAGAcactatctaaaaacaaaacgaATCTCCACCCCAGCTAAGAATATCTGTTGGGAATGGTCACAGTAAACACTCTGCAGACTGAACCTTAGTGGTTGCATTTCAATGTGTTGTGACCCACAGAGTACCTTGTGATAGTTTGGGGTGTgatgcatagagaggagagcattGCATGGCACTGGTGCAGGCTGGGAAGGAATTGTTGGTGAGAATCAGACTTCCAGGCCGCTGCTGGTTATATGTGCGTGCAGAAAACATGCATGGTCCCTACCACCTTCCCTCAACATTCCTTTCCCATTGTCTCCCTTTAGGCTGCAGTATGGCGGTCTGGGCCAGCTGGCAGATGGCGTGGTGGGTCTGGATGATTTCAGGCAGAGCCAGGAGCTGCGAGTCTGGCCAGGCTATGACTATGTGGGATGGAGCAACCAGAGCTTCCCCAATGGCTACGTGGAGATGGAGTTTGAGTTTGACCGGCTGCGGACCTTCCAGACCATGCAGGTGAGTCAGCGCTGCCCTCGGAGGGAAGGGGACTGTGGGGTTTTCCTGGCCTTAACTCAGTGTCCTTTTCCCCTCAGGTCCACTGTAACAACATGCACACTCTGGGAGCCCGCCTGCCAGGCGGGGTGGAATGCCGGTTTAAAAGGGGCCCTGCCATGGCCTGGGAAGGAGAGCCTGTTCGCCACGCCCTGGGGGGCAGCCTTGGAGACCCCAGAGCCCGGGTCATCTCAGTGCCCTTGAATGGTCACGTGGGCCGCTTCTTGCAGTGCAGATTCCTCTTTGCGGGACCCTGGTTACTCTTCAGTGAGATTTCTTTCATCTCTGGTAAGCCTCTGAGTGTGTCAGCCCTAGCCCTACTGAGGTTTGCCTGTCATCTGACAGATAACCCTGTGGTGTCCTGGTTTTCTGACACCCAGGAGATTCTCAAACTAAGGCAGAATAATCAGATCCCAGTCTTTTGTatagtctttgttttgtttgtttgttttgatgttttatagactcttttttattttattgtgttttcaagacaaggtctcaacatatggccctggctggcctgtaactcatagacacacacctgcctctgctttctttctttctttctttctttttttttttggtttttcgagacagggtttctctgtgtagccctgtgcttctgctttctgctttctgagtgccggaattaaaagcatgtgccaccacatccaggcagattattcttttttttttttggtttttcgagacagggtttctctgtatagccctggctgtcctggaactcactctgtagaccaggttggccttgaactcagaaatccgcctgcctctgcctcccaagtgctgggattaaaggcgtgcgccaccaccgcccagccagatTATtcttaagatttaaaatttttctattgttttgagaCGGGTCTTATTACATAACCTAGACCAGCCCAAAATTCAATGATTTCCTCCAgtgtctcagcctcctaaacattaggattataggtgtgtaggGTCCCTTCTCACCAAATCTCTCTGTGGTTCCTGTAGAAGTCCCCCTGTTTCTGATTGATCTTGAGTGAAGAAAGTCTGGTTAAGCCTGAAAGACTTCTATTctgggactgcagagatggctcagtggttaagagcactgactgctctgccagatgtcccgagttcaattcccagcaaccacatggtggctcacaaccatctgtaatgggatctgatgcacttttttagtgtgtgtctgaagacagcgacagtgtactcatataaacaaaaaaacaaacaaactttttttaaaaaaggcttctATTCTGCCTAGATGGGGAACAGCCCCTTTTCTAAGCCTGCAGGTCCCCAAGGCCCCTCACTGATTTCTCCACTTCTGTTAGCCAGGACTCCCCAGGTGCGGTACCAGTGGACTGCTCTGGGTGGTTACTAACCACCTGCCTGTCTCAGTTCCCTAGGTCTACACAGCTGTGTCCCCTTGGGTCcccactctcactctctcttccacgtttcttccttctccccagatGTGGTGAACGACTCTTCTGACACCTTCCCACCAGCCCCCTGGTGGCCGCCTGGCCCGCCCCCCACCAACTTCAGCAGCTTGGGTGAGCAGTCCTTGGCCTCAGCTCCTCCTGGGCCTCCCCCTCTGGTGGGGTAGGACACCTGCTGTGGTGCTGACCATTCTCTTCTATCAGAGCTGGAGCCCCGGGGTCAACAGCCGGTGGCCAAGGCGGAGGGGAGCCCAACCGCCATCCTCATCGGCTGCCTGGTGGCCATcatcctgctgctgctcctcgtCATCGCGCTGATGCTCTGGAGGCTGCACTGGCGCCGGCTGCTCAGCAAGGTGGGCGGGgctgcgcatgtgtgtgtgtacacgtgcacatgtacacatgcatgcatgcagatgacacgtgtgtgagtgcatgtgtgtgtgcatgtgagtgtgtgcatatgtgcgtgaGCGTGTGTGACTGTATACAAGTgtaagtgtgcatatgtgtgtgtgtattgtatctatgtgtctgtgagtgactGCTCAGCAAGGTGGGCAGGACAGTATATGCATagtacgtgagtgtgtgtgtgtgtttgcatgcatgcactccagctacatgtgtgagtgtgtgtacatccgtatttaatgtaagtattcatgtgtatatattgtatgtatatgtgtgagtgttgtatatgtgtgtatgcatgcgtgtgagtgttgtatgtttatatgcatttgtgtgtgtgcatgcatgtgtgtgcgtgtgtgtgtgaatgtgcgtgAGTGTtctatatatgagtatatatgtttgtgtgcatgagtatgtgagtgtgagagtggGTGCATGATTCCTGCAGAATCCTACAGATCCAGTAGGATCTGTAGGGCATGGACTAATCTCAGAAACAGACCACTGTCAAGAGTGACATGTGTGTGACAGTAACACCACATGAGTTGGCTCCTGACACTATGGGTCTGGTTGGGCGAGAGGACTGGCAGTTACCAGAGGCAGAGCTAGAGAGCAAGAGCTAGAGAGTCCTTAAACTGTCCTTTGAAAGAGGCAGGGCCTTCCAGTGCCGGGTATAGCAGGTGGGCGAGCAGCCCTCCCTCAGCGAGGATCCTGGAGGACAGATCCACCCCTCACATTCTGCCCCTCAGCCAGCTGCATCTTCCTCCCCTGCGGTTCTTCTCTAACCAAGCCCAGCCAGCCTGTTGGGAGCAAAAGCCAGAGAGGAGTGGAGTGAAGGGGGCAACCATCAGGTCGCTCGCTCTCCATATGCCCTGGACTTCCATGTGTCCATTGTGGCTGATAATTAGGGTCTGGTCAGATTGGGGTTGGGTCCTATGGGGTGACCTCAGAGAAGTGGGGCCGTAGGAGCTACAGCTAGGACTGtcataaggagagaacagagcaaCCCAGGAAGCTTTGCTGAGTTGTGGCTCAGACAATATTGTCTAATCCCGTAACTAGGCTGAGCGCCGGGTGTTGGAGGAGGAGCTGACGGTTCACCTTTCTGTCCCTGGGGACACCATCCTCATCAACAATCGCCCAGGCCCCCGAGAGCCACCCCCTTACCAGGAGCCCCGGCCTCGGGGGACTCCACCCCACTCTGCACCCTGCGTCCCCAATGGCTCTGGTAAGGCCTGCCTTGTTCCACAAGCGCCACCATGTCTGTCTTCCGCCTGTGTCCTTACCGTCGTAGCCCTCCTTCTCCCGTACTGTCTCTACCAGTTCcaattcatttttctcatttctgtccATCTCTGTATAGTCTCCTCCCACTCCGTAAAGTCTTCCCTGAGGCTTTCACATCTGTTACCCAGAATGCCAATGGGTCCATCCTGTCACTGTGTGGTAGATTTCTGTTGTgcccctctcctgtctccttaCCCTCCATGTTTATTCTTTCCATCTGCTCATCCATTTATCCttctctgtccatccatccatccatccactcacttaACAACCCCCTCACCCTACCATCCATCTATATTCATAAACCCATTTGTCTATCCAGCGGTCAGACATCAGTTCCGGCGCCCATCTGTCATCTGCCCATCCATTCAGCTTTCCATTACTCCAGAGGGACCTTGCTTTATTCTACTTCTGACTCCCAGACTTCCGTTCCCATATGCCCAGTCTTGCCTTATTCCAGGTCTTCCTGTCTGTCTAGCCTTGAGTCTCATCCCTTCCCCGtgtctcccccctccttctcccgaCAGCGTTGCTGCTCTCCAATCCGGCCTACCGCCTCCTTCTGGCCACTTACGCCCGTCCCCCTCGAGGCCCGGGCCCCCCCACACCCGCCTGGGCCAAACCCACCAACACCCAGGGTAAGCCCCTCTACTGCTGGGCTCTGCGGGCTCCCCCTGAACGCTACTGGGCAGGCAAAGGCCACACACCTGGcgctctctgcttcctcactgtggCTCTTCTGATCTCCCGAGCTCCCGGCTGGAAGCTCTGCCACCCCTGGAGCCAAGGGGAAGGCTGCTGGTCTTAGCTCTGTCCCCGCCTCTCATGCTGCTCTCCAGAGCTAGAGAGGACCCTGCTGTGGTGCTCGCTCTTCTGTAACCCCTCCtttattctcccctctctctagagcTTCGAGGAGGAGGGCCTCACCCTGGGCGCTTGCCCTCTCTCCCCTGTGTCCTCTCTCCGCAGTCCCAGAGGTGAAGGCTTATGCCGCCCCTCCTgtccatcctccttcctctgtgttgCTTTCTCCTTGTGGCCCCTCCCCCAGGGCCCTGAGGCGacaacctctgcctccctcctgtctATAAACATCTTGTCTTGGGGGCCTGTGAAaaccctctctcttctctgtgtaccctgtctctgcctgtctttgaGCTTGGTGTGTTTGGGATTGGGAGGAACTGAGGCAGGGAGGGGCTGCTGGTCAGTGGGACAAGGGTTTGGAACATGGAGGAGACTCTTTGCTTGGACCTCCTTCAGATGCTGGACGGAGGAGTCCTTCTTTCAGCCTGGACATACCTAGTGTTCAGGGTTATACCAGGAGACTTCAGAGGGCAATATTTTCTGGTACTTTCTGCTTAACTATCTGTGTTGCCTCAAAAGCCTTTGGGTGCATAGCactgttcttgagcttgccttccCTGGTTTGAGGCTGGCAGCTGGGACACAGGGGACATAGGTGGACCTCTGGGAGACATGGTGCTCAGGGCtcatcctgtcctctctctccttaCCCCTCCAGCCTGCAGTGGGGACTACATGGAGCCTGAGAAGCCAGGCGCTCCGCTTCTACCCCCACCTTCCCAGAACAGCGTCCCCCATTATGCCGAGGCTGACATTGTCACCCTGCAGGGCGTCACTGGGGGCAACACCTACGCTGTGCCCGCACTGCCCCCAGGGGCGGTTGGGGATGGGCCCCCCAGAGTGGATTTCCCTCGGTCACGGCTCCGCTTCAAGGAGAAGCTTGGCGAGGGCCAATTTGGAGAGGTGAGGAGGATGCCTGCCCAGTTTTGATGGTGTCTGGCCACAGTAGAGATTTGTTGCCATGGCTGCATGCATCTTTGGCCGGCAACTTGCCATTTGTGCTGATACACCATTTGACTCTGTGACCTTGGAGGTCCTTCTGACCTAGTGATGACCTTCATTCTCCAGGTACACCTGTGTGAAGTAGAGGACCCTCAAGATCTGGTCAGCAGTGACTTCCCTATCAGTGTGCACAAGGGACACCCCTTGCTGGTAGCAGTGAAGATCCTCCGGCCAGACGCCACCAAAAATGCCAGGTGAGACTCAGGGCAGCAGTATTGATCACACAGGCCAGGTGAATGGGAGATCACTCCTAGATTGAGAGCGATTGCCAATTAACAGCTACCAAGAGAGGAAGAATTAATCTTGTCTACAGAGCAGCTCCCTGAATGGGTTATCCAATTCTAAGTGGTCTGCCTTAAAACCTTtccatacaagcaacactaaatggaccgGGCAGAGGGCAGTTATGGATTTAATTCATGCATATACAAGTAACGGTAATAACTAAAGAATGAGGCCACAAGGATTTGAAAGAGAGCGAGCCACCTCGAGGGGACATGAGAGGGGTTGGAGGGAtgaagggaaatgatgtaattatactttaattaaataaaaaataatttaaaagaaattccaAGTAAGGACCAGGGATGATGATTTTTttagaaaaggggggaggggaatccttgaagatgggggaggagccttgaagatgggggtggggcttgaAGATGAAGGACCAGAGCCTGGTGTCTAGGGGGAGGGCCTTGGGGGAGGGCAGGAGAGTCCACTGCCACGGCACTTCCGCAGCCTTCTGCTTCTCCAGGAATGACTTCCTGAAGGAGGTAAAGATCATGTCTCGGCTGAAGGACCCAAACATCATCCggctcctgggtgtgtgtgtgcaggatgaCCCCCTCTGCATGATCACGGACTACATGGAGAACGGTGACCTGAACCAGTTCCTCAGTGCACACCAGCTGGAGAACAAGGCCACTCAGGGGCTTCCTGGGGACAGAGAGCCTGACCAGGGGCCCACAATCAGGTATCCACTCCCTGAGGCAGAGCACCCCAAGTGGGTCTGCTGACTCTCACTCAAgctaggaaggagggaggggatcgtggggtggggggcagacaGGTCAAGGTCCCAGAGGGACCTCGTTTGAAGAACTTGTGTCAGTGGTAATTCACAAACTTGGCCAGAATGGCGGAGACCTTATGAGGAGCAGGTGCAGGGGCTCGGGCCTCCATGAGTCCTCTCCTGTCCCAGCGAAACAAAACATGAGGTTCTTGGGCTTGGGACGGTAGAGTAGAACCTGACCCATTCTGAGCCTTTTCCCTATCTAGAGCAGCAGTGACCTAATGAGTGGATGAGTGTGGGCTCCCTTCTATCCCCCAGACAGGAGTATGTAAAGTGGGCGGGGTCTGGCCTGCCCGTGACCTTCTACTCTCCCTGTACTCAGCTACCCTATGCTGTTACACGTGGGGGCCCAGATCGCCTCGGGCATGCGTTATCTGGCCACGCTCAACTTTGTGCATCGGGACCTGGCCACCCGGAACTGCTTGGTTGGGGAGAATTTCACCATCAAAATTGCTGACTTTGGCATGAGCCGGAATCTCTACGCTGGGGATTATTACCGTGTACAGGGCAGGGCAGTACTGCCCATCAGGTGGATGGCCTGGGAGTGCATCCTCATGGTGAGCTGCCAAAAGAGGCAGGCCAGGAGGGGGAGGACACTGGCTGCCACACTGCTGGGTCTGTGGCTCCTCAGCCTCTTGCCTTTCTGGGGCTACACTCTCCTCATTTGGAAGTTGAGGGTACCTCTGGATCAAGAAA
The sequence above is drawn from the Arvicanthis niloticus isolate mArvNil1 chromosome 20, mArvNil1.pat.X, whole genome shotgun sequence genome and encodes:
- the Ddr1 gene encoding epithelial discoidin domain-containing receptor 1 isoform X2, which codes for MGTGTLSSLLLLLLLVTIGDADMKGHFDPAKCRYALGMQDRTIPDSDISVSSSWSDSTAARHSRLESSDGDGAWCPAGPVFPKEEEYLQVDLRRLHLVALVGTQGRHAGGLGKEFSRSYRLRYSRDGRRWMDWKDRWGQEVISGNEDPGGVVLKDLGPPMVARLVRFYPRADRVMSVCLRVELYGCLWRDGLLSYTAPVGQTMQLSEMVHLNDSTYDGYTAGGLQYGGLGQLADGVVGLDDFRQSQELRVWPGYDYVGWSNQSFPNGYVEMEFEFDRLRTFQTMQVHCNNMHTLGARLPGGVECRFKRGPAMAWEGEPVRHALGGSLGDPRARVISVPLNGHVGRFLQCRFLFAGPWLLFSEISFISDVVNDSSDTFPPAPWWPPGPPPTNFSSLELEPRGQQPVAKAEGSPTAILIGCLVAIILLLLLVIALMLWRLHWRRLLSKAERRVLEEELTVHLSVPGDTILINNRPGPREPPPYQEPRPRGTPPHSAPCVPNGSACSGDYMEPEKPGAPLLPPPSQNSVPHYAEADIVTLQGVTGGNTYAVPALPPGAVGDGPPRVDFPRSRLRFKEKLGEGQFGEVHLCEVEDPQDLVSSDFPISVHKGHPLLVAVKILRPDATKNARNDFLKEVKIMSRLKDPNIIRLLGVCVQDDPLCMITDYMENGDLNQFLSAHQLENKATQGLPGDREPDQGPTISYPMLLHVGAQIASGMRYLATLNFVHRDLATRNCLVGENFTIKIADFGMSRNLYAGDYYRVQGRAVLPIRWMAWECILMGKFTTASDVWAFGVTLWEVLMLCRSQPFGQLTDEQVIENAGEFFRDQGRQVYLSRPPACPQTLYELMLRCWSREPEQRPPFAQLHRFLADDALNTV
- the Ddr1 gene encoding epithelial discoidin domain-containing receptor 1 isoform X1, which gives rise to MGTGTLSSLLLLLLLVTIGDADMKGHFDPAKCRYALGMQDRTIPDSDISVSSSWSDSTAARHSRLESSDGDGAWCPAGPVFPKEEEYLQVDLRRLHLVALVGTQGRHAGGLGKEFSRSYRLRYSRDGRRWMDWKDRWGQEVISGNEDPGGVVLKDLGPPMVARLVRFYPRADRVMSVCLRVELYGCLWRDGLLSYTAPVGQTMQLSEMVHLNDSTYDGYTAGGLQYGGLGQLADGVVGLDDFRQSQELRVWPGYDYVGWSNQSFPNGYVEMEFEFDRLRTFQTMQVHCNNMHTLGARLPGGVECRFKRGPAMAWEGEPVRHALGGSLGDPRARVISVPLNGHVGRFLQCRFLFAGPWLLFSEISFISDVVNDSSDTFPPAPWWPPGPPPTNFSSLELEPRGQQPVAKAEGSPTAILIGCLVAIILLLLLVIALMLWRLHWRRLLSKAERRVLEEELTVHLSVPGDTILINNRPGPREPPPYQEPRPRGTPPHSAPCVPNGSALLLSNPAYRLLLATYARPPRGPGPPTPAWAKPTNTQACSGDYMEPEKPGAPLLPPPSQNSVPHYAEADIVTLQGVTGGNTYAVPALPPGAVGDGPPRVDFPRSRLRFKEKLGEGQFGEVHLCEVEDPQDLVSSDFPISVHKGHPLLVAVKILRPDATKNARNDFLKEVKIMSRLKDPNIIRLLGVCVQDDPLCMITDYMENGDLNQFLSAHQLENKATQGLPGDREPDQGPTISYPMLLHVGAQIASGMRYLATLNFVHRDLATRNCLVGENFTIKIADFGMSRNLYAGDYYRVQGRAVLPIRWMAWECILMGKFTTASDVWAFGVTLWEVLMLCRSQPFGQLTDEQVIENAGEFFRDQGRQVYLSRPPACPQTLYELMLRCWSREPEQRPPFAQLHRFLADDALNTV